Proteins from a genomic interval of Lolium perenne isolate Kyuss_39 chromosome 1, Kyuss_2.0, whole genome shotgun sequence:
- the LOC127327362 gene encoding probable calcium-transporting ATPase 6, plasma membrane-type — MEGGSSWSMDGYLNEHFHIPAKNPPSEARLRWRRAVGRVVLNSRRRFREFSALGAVDDAQRRKILGKVQVVINVHRAALQFINGVKQYHLTHELIEEGFRISPDELAEITGMHEDSTILKKHGGPIGISRKIKASLEDGVKETEIMTRQKLYGTNKHAEKPPRSFWMFVWDALHDLTLIILVVCALVSLLVGLATEGWPKGIYDGLGIILSILLVVLVTASSDYKQSRKFMELDREKQKIYVAVTRDKKTKKVLIHDLVVGDILHLSIGDVIPADGLFISGYSLLIDESSLSGESEPIQVSEEKPFLHAGSKVVDGTAKMLVTAVGSRTEWGKILGTVNEDGVHETPLQVKLNGVATIIGQIGLVFAILTFLVLLARFLVDKAMHVGLMNWSANDALIIVDYFAISVTIIVVAVPEGLPLAVTLSLAFAMKKLMNDKALVRHLAACETMGSASCICTDKTGTLTTNHMIVDKIWISDVSKSVNADANITELKYVISERVMVILAQGIFVNTGSEVVKGDDGKRTILGTPTEAALLEFGLTLEGDGYAEHNKLSRVRVEPFNSVKKKMSVIIRLPDGGLRSYCKGASEIILGHCDTYLSSEGNIIPLSEKQKENVLDIINSFASEALRTLCIAFKDLNEISDEEPIPDNGYTLIALFGIKDPVRPGVRDAVMTCMAAGITVRMVTGDNINTAKAIAKECGILTEDGIAIEGRELHDKSSDELRELLPRIQVIARSLPMDKYKLVTSLKSMYQEVVAVTGDGTNDAPALCESDIGLAMGIAGTEVAKESADVIIMDDNFKTIVNVARWGRAVYLNIQKFVQFQLTVNIVALIVNFVSACVTGTAPLTAVQLLWVNMIMDTLGALALATEPPNDEMMKRPPVRRGDSFITKVMWRNILGQALYQLIVLGTLMFTGKRLLKIEGPAADKTINTLIFNSFVFCQVFNEINSREMDKVNVFRGIFRNWIFVSILTATVIFQVVIVELLCTFANTVPLSWDLWLLSVILGSLSMIISVILKWIPVESGKTNTKPHGYELIPEGPEAL; from the exons ATGGAGGGAGGGAGCAGCTGGAGCATGGACGGCTATCTCAATGAGCACTTCCACATCCCCGCCAAGAACCCGCCGAGCGAGGCCCGCCTCCGGTGGCGCCGCGCCGTCGGCCGCGTCGTCCTCAACAGCCGCCGCCGCTTCCGCGAGTTCTCCGCCCTCGGCGCCGTCGACGACGCCCAGCGCCGCAAGATCCTG GGAAAAGTGCAGGTTGTAATTAATGTGCACAGGGCGGCGCTGCAATTTATCAATG GCGTAAAACAGTACCACTTAACACATGAGCTTATCGAGGAAGGATTTCGTATCAGCCCGGATGAACTGGCAGAAATTACTGGCATGCACGAAGATTCTACGATCTTGAAGAAGCATGGTGGACCCATTGGAATATCTAGGAAAATTAAAGCCTCTTTGGAAGATGGTGTCAAGGAAACTGAAATAATGACGAGGCAGAAGTTGTATGGTACTAACAAGCATGCCGAGAAACCCCCTAGAAGCTTCTGGATGTTTGTGTGGGATGCATTACATGACCTGACTTTGATTATTCTAGTAGTGTGTGCTCTAGTTTCTCTACTGGTTGGCCTAGCCACCGAGGGGTGGCCAAAGGGTATATATGATGGCCTTGGCATAATACTGAGCATTTTATTGGTGGTACTAGTTACTGCATCCAGTGATTACAAGCAGTCAAGGAAGTTCATGGAGCTAGACCGTGAGAAGCAGAAGATATATGTCGCTGTCACTAGAGATAAGAAAACCAAGAAAGTTTTGATTCATGACTTGGTAGTCGGTGATATCTTACATCTTTCGATAGGTGATGTGATTCCTGCAGATGGCTTGTTTATATCTGGTTACAGCCTACTGATAGATGAATCTAGCTTGTCAGGTGAGAGCGAGCCAATTCAAGTCTCTGAAGAAAAACCTTTTCTACATGCCGGGAGTAAAGTGGTAGATGGGACAGCTAAAATGCTCGTCACTGCCGTCGGTTCGCGTACCGAGTGGGGGAAAATCTTGGGTACTgttaatgaagatggagttcatgAAACTCCTTTGCAAGTTAAGCTAAATGGTGTAGCTACAATCATAGGGCAGATTGGGCTTGTCTTTGCTATTCTCACATTTTTAGTACTTTTAGCAAGGTTCTTGGTCGACAAGGCAATGCATGTTGGTTTGATGAATTGGTCGGCGAATGATGCATTGATAATAGTCGACTACTTTGCTATTTCAGTGACCATTATTGTCGTCGCAGTCCCCGAGGGTCTGCCATTGGCTGTGACTCTTAGTCTAGCATTTGCCATGAAGAAGTTGATGAATGACAAAGCACTAGTCAGGCATCTTGCAGCATGTGAAACCATGGGCTCagccagttgtatttgcactgatAAGACAGGAACTTTAACAACAAACCACATGATCGTTGATAAGATTTGGATCAGTGATGTATCCAAGTCGGTTAATGCTGATGCAAACATCACTGAGCTAAAATATGTAATTTCAGAAAGAGTTATGGTAATCCTTGCACAAGGCATATTTGTGAACACCGGATCCGAGGTGGTTAAGGGAGACGATGGCAAAAGAACCATCCTGGGTACACCAACTGAAGCAGCACTGTTGGAGTTTGGCTTGACCTTGGAAGGAGATGGATATGCTGAACACAATAAGCTCAGCAGAGTAAGAGTAGAGCCTTTTAATTCAGTCAAGAAAAAGATGTCTGTGATAATACGGTTACCAGACGGAGGTCTCCGGTCATACTGCAAAGGTGCATCAGAAATTATTCTGGGGCACTGTGATACTTACCTCAGCAGTGAAGGAAATATAATTCCACTGTCAGAGAAGCAGAAGGAAAATGTGTTAGATATAATTAATTCGTTTGCTTCTGAGGCACTGAGAACACTTTGCATTGCATTTAAGGATCTGAATGAAATTTCTGACGAGGAACCTATACCAGACAATGGTTACACACTGATAGCACTTTTCGGTATAAAGGACCCAGTTCGTCCTGGTGTCAGGGATGCAGTAATGACTTGCATGGCTGCTGGTATTACCGTAAGAATGGTAACAGGAGACAACATCAACACTGCTAAAGCTATTGCCAAGGAATGTGGAATATTGACTGAGGATGGGATAGCAATAGAAGGACGAGAGCTTCATGATAAGAGCTCGGATGAACTGAGGGAGCTCCTGCCTAGAATTCAG GTAATAGCCCGTTCCTTACCTATGGACAAATATAAATTGGTAACAAGCCTGAAAAGCATGTATCAAGAGGTAGTTGCAGTTACTGGTGATGGAACCAATGATGCACCAGCACTGTGTGAGTCGGACATTGGACTTGCAATGGGTATTGCTGGAACAGAG GTCGCAAAGGAGAGCGCAGATGTTATAATAATGGATGACAATTTCAAAACCATTGTAAATGTTGCTAGATGGGGTCGTGCTGTATACTTGAACATTCAGAAGTTTGTACAGTTCCAACTTACAGTTAATATAGTTGCTCTGATAGTGAACTTTGTCTCAGCATGTGTCACAG GGACTGCACCACTTACTGCTGTCCAGTTGCTATGGGTAAACATGATTATGGATACACTTGGAGCCTTGGCCTTAGCCACGGAACCGCCAAATGACGAGATGATGAAGAGGCCGCCAGTAAGGCGAGGAGATAGTTTTATCACTAAGGTTATGTGGAGGAATATTCTTGGCCAGGCTTTATATCAGCTCATTGTATTGGGTACTCTCATGTTTACTGGAAAGAGACTACTTAAAATTGAAGGTCCAGCAGCTGATAAAACCATCAATACTCTCATATTCAACTCTTTCGTCTTTTGCCAG GTTTTCAATGAAATAAATAGTAGGGAAATGGACAAGGTCAATGTTTTCCGAGGGATATTCAGAAATTGGATCTTTGTCAGTATATTGACAGCTACAGTAATATTCCAAGTGGTCATAGTGGAACTTCTTTGCACTTTTGCGAACACCGTGCCATTGAGTTGGGACCTATGGTTGCTCAGTGTCATTCTTGGTTCACTTAGTATGATCATTTCCGTGATCCTCAAGTGGATTCCCGTTGAATCTGGGAAGACAAATACCAAACCCCATGGGTACGAGTTAATTCCTGAAGGCCCAGAAGCTCTGTAA